In one window of Brassica rapa cultivar Chiifu-401-42 chromosome A07, CAAS_Brap_v3.01, whole genome shotgun sequence DNA:
- the LOC103828670 gene encoding probable calcium-binding protein CML22 isoform X1: protein MLCCCVNSESNKKYAELDAKLERKMVESRRYYPGHRSLKSMDSIIMMFPKLKEGLRNIRNVFESYDQDGNGTIDMEELKKCLEELKLMSLSDEEVKGLYGWCDVDGSKGIQFNEFIVLLCLIYLLAKPSSESREEESRELGPKLVESIFDPIVEVFLFLDKDGKGKLNKADVIKTLNNEDYPLERSPKHVTNMRFEEMDWGRKGKVGFREFLFAFMSWVGLDDVDGYMTS from the exons AtgctctgctgctgtgtaaacTCGGAGAGCAACAAGAAGTATGCTGAGCTGGATGCGAAGCTTGAACGGAAAATGGTGGAGAGCCGGAGGTATTATCCGGGACACCGGAGTTTAAAGTCAATGGATTCAATCATCATGATGTTTCCAAAGCTGAAAGAGGGATTAAGAAACATCAGAAACGTTTTTGAGTCCTATG ATCAAGATGGAAACGGGACAATAGATATGGAGGAGCTGAAGAAGTGCCTAGAGGAACTAAAGCTGATGAGTTTGTCGGATGAAGAAGTGAAAGGTTTATATGGATGGTGTGATGTTGATGGAAGCAAAGGGATACAGTTCAATGAGTTTATTGTTCTTCTTTGTCTCATTTATCTTCTAGCTAAACCTTCGTCTGAATCGAGAGAG GAGGAATCGAGAGAGTTGGGTCCGAAGTTGGTTGAATCTATATTTGATCCGATAGTGGAAGTGTTCTTGTTTTTGGACAAAGATGGCAAAGGGAAGTTGAACAAGGCTGATGTTATAAAGACATTGAATAATGAAGACTATCCGCTAGAGAGATCTCCTAAACATGTCACCAACATGAGATTTG AAGAAATGGATTGGGGAAGAAAAGGGAAAGTGGGTTTCAGAGAGTTTCTATTTGCTTTCATGAGTTGGGTGGGTCTTGATGACGTAGATGGTTATATGACCAGCTAA
- the LOC103828672 gene encoding LOW QUALITY PROTEIN: protein PHR1-LIKE 2 (The sequence of the model RefSeq protein was modified relative to this genomic sequence to represent the inferred CDS: deleted 3 bases in 2 codons; substituted 1 base at 1 genomic stop codon): protein MSSTRGSLTPSRSSAVPIILLDWRRDPCLFIFYRSDAQNYHENDGSESVLCLGESAGHRGYQVTEALRAQMEVHRRLHELLEVSFXTRRSKQTTLENEPIGHNLCSMGRLQLRIEAQGKYLQSILEKACKAFDEQAATFAGLEVAREELSELAIKVSNSTTVPFFDATKMMMMPSLSELAVAAIDHKSITTNCSVESSLTSNTNGSSVSAASVKKRHRGDNMGLGYEEAWWPSSSTIG from the exons ATGAGCTCCACGAGAGGTTCGTTGACGCCGTCACGCAGCTCGGCGGTCCCGATA ATCCTACTCGACTGGAGGAGAGACCCCTGTCTGTTCATATTTTACAGAAGCGACGCCCAAAACTATCATGAGAACGATGGGAGTGAAAG CGTCTTGTGTTTGGGAGAGTCAGCAGGACACAG GGGTTACCAAGTCACTGAAGCTCTACGCGCTCAGATGGAAGTCCACAGAAGACTACACGAGCTATTGGAGGTTAGCTTTTGAACTAGAAGATCCAAACAAACCACCCTTGAGAATGAACCAATTGGTCATAACCTTTGTAGTATGGGCAGGCTCCAGCTTAGGATAGAGGCA CAAGGGAAGTACCTGCAATCGATTCTTGAGAAAGCTTGCAAGGCCTTTGACGAGCAAGCTGCTACTTTTGCTGGGCTTGAGGTAGCTAGGGAAGAGCTATCAGAGCTAGCCATCAAAGTCTCCAATAGCACCACAGTTCCTTTCTTCGACGCaacaaagatgatgatgatgccatCTCTGTCCGAGCTTGCAGTAGCAGCAATAGACCACAAAAGCATCACAACCAACTGCTCAGTAGAAAGCTCTCTGACTTCCAACACCAATGGAAGCTCGGTTTCTGCTGCATCGGTGAAGAAG CGACATCGTGGAGACAATATGGGCCTTGGGTATGAAGAAGCTTGGTGGCCTAGTAGTAGTACCATTGGTTAA